In a genomic window of Occallatibacter riparius:
- a CDS encoding DEAD/DEAH box helicase — protein MHFPAELSWAHPIVQEWFVTRFETPTEPQVYGWPSILAGKPTLISAPTGSGKTLAAFLVCIDRLFRHALDGSLGAATQVVYVSPLKALSNDIQKNLQEPLREIQSLALERGYLSQEIRTAVRTGDTLARERAAMLRNPPHILVTTPESLYILLTSRRSREHLQRVETVIVDEIHAVADDKRGAHLALSLERLDALVCGRNRLAPGMFLTGQAAPPQRIGLSATQNPIELVAEFLTGSGHERAEIVQVGRKRQMDVEIEVPTDELSSVTSYKMWEEIFDKIAAHTETHRSTLVFVNTRKLVERVAFALAERLGNEHVAAHHGSLSRALRLDAEQRLKNGEIKVLVATASLELGIDIGNVDLVCQIATTRSISVAMQRVGRAGHWRGAIPKGRLFATTRDDLLEQAALVRRMRSGELDKLEIPPQPIDILMQQIVAACGAEPWDKASLFEVVRRAHPYRKLSWEQYDEVVSILSCGIESSRGRYGAYLLHDGIHGQLHPRRGARMTALTNGGAIPETALFNVILEPEGVQIATLDEHFAVDSSPGDVILLGNTSWRVQRIDPAGQVHVEDAHGAPPSVPFWTGEAPQRTDVLSDGVSELRTQISDMTPSVSPDYVSLAHAEVASTVEWLREECGLCQSGALQLVGYIVSGRAVLGAVPTKQAIIAERFFDDGGGMQLILHAPFGGRINKAWGLALRKRFCRGFNFELQAAATDNGINISLAEQHSFPLSDVFQFLTEITAQELLEQASLAAPVFKTRWRWAANRSLQLLRNSKGKRIPPQVQRTRSEDLLASVFPQAAACFENIEGDIQIPDHPLVREVMQDVLQEAMDLQGLLGVLRGINDGSIQCLAVDTPVPSQFAHELLNANPYAFLDEAGLEERRARAVALNKGIPASVLEQPGKLDAAAIATVRDECWPDIRDHHELHDLLMSLVALPVQMVETEKAVHWPALFGRLLSDGRADIMRCGDNACWVAAERMPQVRVLWGYEPGSHSEREEALRKCVQGWIQILGPVTANQFACMLSLDAKEVFAAFIALEVQGLLMRGSFERPVTTDDLETEWCERRILQRIHKLTIGARRKQVEPVSPEAYFAWLLGWQHIAPQTQLTGEEGLLDALARLEGFEAPAVEWEKSILPARVANYDPRWLDRLCLSGAVGWGRVSPHPAFRAEDGSGPRRVIPTNSAPITFYVRDSAAWLDLALREHGVDQAKLANVLSPAALRTWELLQQRGACFSEDIQRLLNLSAEDARQALWELAAAGLAAADGFDQLRSMIDPDRRAAVRSAYRKVRSAAGRWSLFGTEAPLAANAMEKARYDDAAVESAARMLLTRYGVVFRDVLALESNIPRWGVLLRMMRRLEDRGEVRGGRFVSGFGGEQFALPEVLESLRSARNERSPFMVAIAGCDPMNMIGVLLPGERVAAVPGKSFTYSTEETPPRDAAALQIVHRRRVRIAAPLSMERVQRLPERQVSLF, from the coding sequence ATGCACTTCCCCGCTGAGCTCTCCTGGGCTCACCCCATTGTCCAGGAATGGTTCGTCACACGTTTTGAAACGCCCACGGAGCCGCAGGTTTACGGATGGCCGAGCATACTGGCCGGCAAGCCGACCCTGATCTCGGCTCCCACTGGGTCGGGCAAGACGCTGGCGGCGTTTCTGGTGTGCATCGACCGTTTGTTCCGCCACGCGCTGGACGGATCCCTGGGCGCGGCAACGCAGGTGGTTTACGTTTCGCCGCTGAAGGCGCTCTCGAATGATATTCAGAAAAACCTGCAAGAGCCTCTGCGCGAGATTCAGTCCCTTGCCTTGGAGCGCGGATATCTTTCACAGGAGATACGCACCGCTGTGCGCACTGGGGATACCCTGGCGCGGGAACGCGCGGCGATGCTGCGCAATCCGCCGCATATTCTGGTTACTACGCCGGAGTCGCTCTACATTCTGCTGACTTCTCGCCGCAGCCGTGAACACCTGCAGCGCGTGGAAACAGTCATCGTGGATGAGATTCATGCGGTAGCCGACGACAAGCGCGGCGCGCATCTCGCGCTTTCGCTGGAGCGGTTGGATGCGCTGGTCTGCGGACGCAATCGTCTTGCTCCAGGCATGTTCTTGACCGGGCAGGCCGCGCCGCCCCAGCGTATCGGGCTTTCGGCGACGCAGAATCCGATCGAGCTGGTCGCGGAGTTTCTGACTGGTAGTGGGCACGAGAGGGCAGAGATTGTGCAGGTGGGCCGCAAACGCCAAATGGACGTGGAGATCGAGGTGCCGACCGATGAGTTGTCGTCCGTAACCTCGTACAAGATGTGGGAGGAGATCTTCGACAAGATCGCGGCGCACACTGAGACGCATCGATCAACGCTGGTCTTTGTGAATACGCGCAAGCTGGTGGAGCGCGTCGCGTTCGCTCTGGCGGAGAGGCTCGGCAACGAGCACGTTGCAGCGCATCATGGATCCCTGTCGCGCGCACTGCGCCTGGATGCCGAGCAGAGACTGAAGAACGGCGAGATCAAGGTGCTGGTGGCTACGGCCTCGCTTGAGTTGGGCATCGACATCGGCAACGTGGACCTGGTGTGCCAGATCGCGACTACGCGATCGATCTCGGTAGCCATGCAACGCGTGGGCCGGGCAGGGCACTGGCGCGGAGCGATTCCCAAGGGAAGGCTGTTTGCTACGACCCGCGACGACCTGCTGGAACAGGCTGCGCTGGTGCGCCGCATGCGTTCGGGCGAGTTGGACAAGCTGGAGATTCCGCCGCAGCCCATCGATATTCTCATGCAGCAAATTGTGGCGGCGTGCGGAGCCGAGCCGTGGGATAAAGCGTCGCTGTTCGAAGTGGTGCGCCGGGCTCATCCATATCGCAAGCTGAGCTGGGAGCAATACGACGAAGTTGTTTCCATCTTGTCGTGCGGCATCGAGTCGAGCCGCGGTCGATACGGCGCCTACCTTCTGCATGACGGGATTCATGGACAGTTGCATCCGCGGCGCGGTGCTCGCATGACGGCCTTGACGAATGGTGGAGCGATACCGGAGACCGCACTGTTCAATGTGATCCTTGAGCCGGAAGGAGTGCAGATCGCCACGCTGGACGAGCACTTCGCCGTGGATTCGAGCCCTGGAGACGTGATCCTGCTGGGCAACACAAGTTGGCGCGTGCAGAGAATCGATCCCGCGGGTCAGGTGCATGTTGAGGATGCACACGGCGCGCCGCCGAGCGTGCCGTTCTGGACGGGCGAAGCTCCGCAGCGGACCGATGTGCTGTCAGATGGTGTGAGCGAACTGCGCACGCAGATTTCTGACATGACTCCGAGTGTCTCGCCGGACTATGTGTCGCTCGCGCATGCAGAAGTGGCTTCGACTGTTGAGTGGCTGCGCGAAGAATGCGGACTGTGCCAGTCGGGAGCACTTCAACTGGTTGGCTATATCGTGTCGGGACGCGCGGTGTTGGGGGCTGTTCCTACCAAGCAGGCGATCATCGCAGAGCGCTTTTTCGATGACGGCGGCGGGATGCAGTTGATTTTGCATGCGCCGTTTGGTGGACGGATCAACAAGGCGTGGGGCTTGGCTCTGCGCAAGCGGTTCTGCCGTGGGTTCAACTTCGAACTGCAGGCCGCGGCTACGGACAACGGGATCAACATCTCGCTTGCCGAGCAGCATAGCTTCCCTCTTTCTGATGTATTTCAGTTCCTGACGGAGATCACGGCGCAGGAACTTCTTGAGCAGGCGTCGTTGGCTGCGCCGGTGTTCAAAACGCGCTGGCGGTGGGCCGCGAACCGGAGCCTGCAACTGCTTCGCAATTCCAAGGGCAAGCGGATACCGCCACAGGTCCAACGGACGAGGTCAGAGGATCTGCTGGCGAGTGTCTTCCCGCAAGCAGCTGCTTGCTTCGAAAACATTGAAGGCGATATTCAAATTCCGGATCATCCGCTGGTTCGCGAGGTCATGCAGGATGTCCTGCAGGAGGCGATGGATCTTCAAGGCCTGCTGGGGGTGCTGCGCGGCATCAACGATGGAAGTATTCAATGCCTGGCGGTGGACACACCGGTTCCGTCGCAGTTTGCGCATGAGTTGCTGAATGCGAATCCGTATGCATTTCTAGACGAGGCAGGATTAGAAGAACGCCGCGCCCGGGCAGTCGCCCTGAATAAGGGCATTCCGGCCAGCGTGCTGGAACAGCCAGGCAAGCTTGATGCCGCGGCGATCGCGACGGTGCGTGATGAGTGCTGGCCCGATATTCGCGATCATCACGAGCTGCACGATCTGCTGATGAGCCTGGTTGCATTGCCGGTGCAGATGGTGGAGACGGAGAAGGCAGTCCACTGGCCCGCATTGTTTGGCAGGCTCCTCTCGGATGGGCGCGCCGACATCATGCGTTGCGGCGACAATGCATGCTGGGTTGCTGCGGAGCGCATGCCGCAGGTCCGCGTTCTGTGGGGTTATGAGCCGGGCAGTCACTCTGAACGAGAAGAGGCGCTGCGCAAATGCGTGCAGGGTTGGATTCAGATATTGGGGCCGGTCACCGCAAATCAGTTTGCGTGTATGTTGTCGCTCGATGCCAAAGAGGTGTTTGCGGCTTTCATTGCTCTCGAAGTGCAGGGATTGCTGATGCGGGGCAGCTTTGAACGGCCCGTCACGACCGATGATCTCGAGACGGAGTGGTGCGAACGGCGCATCCTGCAGCGTATTCACAAGCTCACGATCGGCGCACGGCGCAAGCAGGTTGAGCCAGTTTCACCCGAAGCTTACTTTGCATGGTTGCTGGGCTGGCAGCACATCGCGCCGCAGACGCAGCTTACCGGTGAAGAGGGGCTGCTGGACGCGCTCGCCAGGCTGGAAGGGTTTGAAGCACCGGCGGTGGAATGGGAGAAGAGCATTCTACCGGCGCGTGTAGCGAACTACGATCCACGCTGGCTCGACCGGCTGTGTCTTTCGGGCGCGGTCGGCTGGGGCCGGGTCTCGCCGCACCCGGCATTTCGTGCTGAAGACGGGAGCGGGCCGCGTAGAGTGATTCCGACGAACAGTGCGCCCATCACGTTTTATGTGCGCGACTCGGCCGCATGGCTGGACCTGGCTCTTCGCGAGCATGGAGTGGATCAAGCGAAGTTGGCGAACGTGCTGAGTCCGGCGGCGTTGCGTACGTGGGAACTGCTGCAACAGAGAGGCGCATGTTTCAGTGAAGACATTCAGCGGCTTCTGAATCTGAGTGCGGAAGATGCGCGGCAGGCGCTGTGGGAGCTGGCGGCGGCAGGGCTGGCGGCAGCGGATGGGTTTGACCAGTTGCGATCGATGATTGATCCCGATCGGCGCGCGGCCGTAAGGTCCGCCTATCGCAAGGTGCGGAGCGCAGCCGGGCGGTGGTCTCTATTTGGAACTGAAGCGCCCCTAGCCGCGAATGCGATGGAGAAGGCGCGCTATGACGATGCGGCGGTTGAGTCTGCCGCGCGCATGTTGCTGACGCGGTATGGCGTCGTGTTCCGCGATGTGCTTGCGCTCGAGTCGAACATTCCGCGCTGGGGAGTATTGCTGCGAATGATGCGTCGGCTGGAGGATCGTGGCGAGGTTCGCGGTGGCCGTTTTGTGAGCGGCTTTGGAGGCGAGCAGTTCGCGTTGCCTGAAGTGCTTGAGAGCTTGCGATCGGCAAGAAATGAACGCAGTCCGTTCATGGTTGCGATTGCAGGCTGCGATCCGATGAATATGATTGGCGTGCTTCTTCCTGGAGAGCGCGTGGCGGCAGTGCCGGGGAAGAGCTTCACCTACTCGACCGAGGAGACGCCGCCGCGAGATGCGGCCGCACTACAGATCGTGCATCGCCGAAGGGTGCGCATCGCCGCGCCGCTGAGCATGGAGCGCGTGCAGCGGCTGCCGGAGCGGCAGGTCAGCTTGTTCTGA
- a CDS encoding S9 family peptidase: protein MAKESRGRVGAVCGWITSVTLAAASAAAFAQGFTIEQALSAPFCTELRAAPTGGQVSWVADIGGRRNLWVAALGTAGSAKQVTHYTEDDGQEISSVDWTHDGSSLVYVRGGDTEGLNPAVPNPADFQHGAKEEIWVVDANGGEPRLLAEGHEPTVSPDGKTVAYVSKGQIWTVRLDDAKAKPEQLMEIRGSQHGLRWSPDGTRLAFVSGRGDHGFVVAYSLADKAWTYMDPSTDGDEAPVWSPDSKQIAFLRVPGQKEDLLFMAHREALPWSIRVADAATGKSREIWKAAEGVGSVYRETPSADQLHWTAGGELIFPWERDGWLHFYALPLTGGTARLLTPGGFEVEHISLSDDRKTLVFDSNQDDIDRRHVWRIGVASQAGPPEPLTRGEGIETQPVVTSDGAVVVLRSDAHTPMRAAAVHGRDVADLAPQAVPKDFPGARFVTPKQVIFSAADGMQIHGQIFLPPDLKPGEKRPAAVFFHGGSQRQMLLGFHYMDYYSNAYAMNQYLASKGYVVLAANYRSGIGYGMKFREALNYGADGASEFNDVMGAGVYLRTLPEVDGAKIASWGGSYGGYLTALALARASDLYSAGVDFHGVHDWNLEMPTFVPSYDPREREQIARRAFESSPMADVKTWRSPVLLIHGDDDRNVPFAETVQLVEALRKHKIEFEELIFPDEIHGFLLQRSWIRAYTAAADFLHRKLKTPGTVAAH, encoded by the coding sequence GTGGCAAAAGAATCGAGAGGGCGCGTGGGTGCGGTGTGCGGATGGATCACCTCGGTGACACTGGCGGCAGCCTCGGCTGCTGCCTTCGCGCAGGGATTCACCATTGAGCAGGCGCTGAGCGCGCCATTCTGCACTGAGCTGCGAGCGGCTCCCACAGGCGGGCAAGTCTCGTGGGTGGCGGATATCGGGGGCCGTCGCAATCTCTGGGTAGCAGCGCTGGGAACCGCTGGATCAGCGAAGCAGGTGACGCACTACACCGAAGATGATGGGCAGGAGATTAGCAGCGTCGACTGGACTCATGATGGCTCTTCGCTGGTGTACGTGCGCGGCGGCGATACGGAAGGATTGAATCCCGCGGTGCCGAATCCGGCCGATTTCCAACATGGCGCGAAAGAAGAGATTTGGGTCGTTGACGCGAACGGCGGTGAGCCGCGCCTCCTGGCAGAAGGCCACGAACCCACGGTTTCGCCGGATGGCAAGACGGTTGCGTATGTGTCGAAGGGGCAGATATGGACCGTGCGGCTGGATGATGCGAAGGCGAAGCCCGAGCAGCTGATGGAGATTCGCGGATCGCAGCATGGCTTGCGCTGGTCGCCGGATGGCACGCGGCTGGCCTTTGTGAGCGGACGCGGCGATCACGGCTTCGTGGTTGCGTATTCGCTGGCCGACAAGGCCTGGACCTACATGGATCCGTCGACTGATGGAGATGAGGCGCCAGTCTGGTCTCCCGACTCCAAGCAGATTGCGTTTCTGCGCGTGCCGGGGCAGAAGGAGGATCTTCTGTTCATGGCGCATCGTGAGGCATTGCCGTGGTCGATCCGAGTTGCGGATGCTGCAACAGGAAAGTCGCGCGAGATTTGGAAGGCCGCGGAGGGCGTGGGCAGTGTCTATCGCGAGACGCCCTCGGCGGATCAGTTGCACTGGACGGCAGGCGGCGAGCTTATCTTCCCATGGGAGCGCGATGGGTGGCTTCACTTCTATGCGTTGCCGTTAACGGGAGGAACGGCGCGGTTGCTCACTCCAGGCGGTTTCGAAGTGGAGCATATCTCGCTCAGCGATGATCGCAAGACGCTGGTGTTCGATTCGAACCAGGACGACATCGATCGGCGACATGTGTGGCGTATCGGCGTGGCATCGCAGGCGGGCCCACCGGAGCCGCTGACGCGCGGCGAAGGAATCGAAACACAACCGGTCGTGACGAGCGATGGCGCAGTGGTGGTGCTGCGTTCGGATGCGCATACGCCCATGCGCGCCGCGGCAGTTCATGGACGCGATGTTGCGGATCTTGCTCCGCAGGCGGTGCCGAAGGACTTCCCTGGCGCGCGCTTCGTCACTCCGAAGCAGGTGATCTTTTCAGCGGCCGATGGCATGCAGATTCATGGACAGATCTTTCTTCCTCCAGATCTGAAGCCTGGCGAAAAGCGTCCGGCCGCGGTGTTCTTTCATGGTGGTAGCCAGCGGCAGATGCTGCTCGGCTTTCACTACATGGACTACTACTCGAATGCCTATGCGATGAACCAGTACCTGGCGAGCAAGGGTTATGTGGTGCTCGCGGCGAACTACCGCAGCGGGATCGGGTATGGCATGAAGTTTCGCGAGGCGCTGAATTACGGCGCGGATGGAGCGAGCGAGTTCAACGACGTGATGGGTGCTGGTGTGTATCTGCGTACGCTGCCGGAAGTGGATGGCGCGAAGATCGCAAGCTGGGGCGGGAGCTACGGTGGTTATCTGACCGCGCTGGCTCTGGCGCGTGCATCGGACTTGTATTCGGCCGGCGTCGACTTTCATGGCGTGCATGACTGGAACCTGGAGATGCCCACCTTCGTGCCGTCCTATGATCCACGCGAGCGCGAGCAGATCGCACGCAGAGCATTCGAGTCATCGCCGATGGCGGATGTGAAGACGTGGCGCTCGCCGGTGCTGTTAATTCACGGCGACGACGACCGCAATGTGCCCTTCGCAGAGACGGTGCAGCTTGTGGAGGCACTCCGCAAGCACAAGATAGAGTTCGAGGAGCTGATCTTTCCAGATGAGATTCACGGGTTCCTGCTGCAGCGAAGCTGGATCAGGGCATACACGGCGGCCGCGGACTTTCTCCATCGCAAGCTGAAGACGCCCGGCACAGTCGCGGCACACTGA
- a CDS encoding alpha-amylase domain-containing protein: MIIYDTTYSTMKPGLSQRIKAMAPELAKFGCNAVKFPPFLNTKNPFSLGYDPRTDLDVGQWEPLHPTGTADDLKAAIDALHAHGILVVQDWVNRQYGGPAPLYERGADGKIDHSLFPKTTDCFSPPKPRDIPFAGNDGPDDGIIASYQHSNGYMLNGKIQAGHWQQQVLGIDGFRLDEAKGLAPSIISAWAAARPGLNYAEVYDGDPATLASFVGRTGMPVLDFTRHFAYRAVSQGAPLSSLVGNGFCFRDPDHAYIYVESNDTDGAFGVVNNKLWFYLDALTMPCKGALIFAKDYEVYGLAPEIRNMMWLATTFAIGRLAWEYVDDSLLCWSRDGNGGNTWSGGLFCGYSSDPINHRSEWVHTPFGARRHLHDYSGHGPDVWTNQDGWALFTFAPNAYNSAQNYVAYAPAGVEYQIPIRPRGRQGSGKFKNFSSITVQLKH; this comes from the coding sequence TTGATCATCTACGACACCACTTACAGCACAATGAAGCCGGGACTTAGCCAACGTATCAAAGCGATGGCGCCGGAACTGGCTAAATTCGGCTGCAATGCAGTAAAGTTCCCGCCATTCCTCAACACAAAGAATCCATTCAGTCTCGGTTATGACCCACGAACAGACCTTGACGTCGGCCAGTGGGAGCCTCTGCACCCGACGGGAACTGCCGACGATTTGAAGGCTGCGATTGACGCTTTGCATGCGCATGGCATCCTCGTCGTCCAGGATTGGGTGAATCGGCAGTATGGCGGTCCAGCGCCGCTGTACGAGCGCGGAGCAGACGGCAAGATCGACCACTCTCTTTTCCCCAAGACCACAGATTGTTTCTCGCCCCCCAAGCCACGCGACATTCCGTTCGCGGGCAACGACGGTCCCGACGATGGAATTATCGCCTCATATCAGCATTCCAACGGCTACATGCTGAATGGCAAGATCCAGGCGGGCCACTGGCAGCAGCAGGTGCTTGGGATCGACGGATTCCGACTGGACGAAGCCAAGGGGCTTGCGCCATCCATCATCTCCGCATGGGCAGCTGCGCGCCCTGGATTGAACTACGCTGAAGTCTATGATGGCGACCCAGCGACACTCGCATCTTTTGTGGGACGGACTGGAATGCCCGTATTGGACTTCACGCGGCATTTCGCATACCGTGCGGTATCTCAGGGCGCTCCCCTGTCATCCCTGGTAGGGAACGGCTTTTGCTTCAGGGACCCTGACCACGCCTACATCTACGTTGAGTCGAACGATACCGACGGGGCTTTCGGTGTTGTGAATAACAAGTTGTGGTTCTACCTGGATGCGTTGACGATGCCCTGCAAGGGCGCCCTCATCTTTGCCAAGGACTACGAAGTGTACGGACTAGCGCCCGAGATCCGAAACATGATGTGGCTTGCGACTACGTTCGCTATCGGCCGGCTGGCTTGGGAATATGTTGACGATTCGCTTCTGTGCTGGAGCCGCGACGGCAATGGAGGCAATACCTGGAGCGGCGGACTTTTCTGCGGGTACAGTTCGGACCCAATCAACCATCGCAGCGAGTGGGTCCACACCCCCTTCGGCGCGCGTCGGCACCTTCACGACTACTCAGGGCACGGACCGGACGTATGGACGAATCAGGATGGGTGGGCGCTTTTCACATTCGCTCCCAATGCATATAACTCCGCGCAGAATTATGTAGCGTACGCGCCAGCCGGAGTTGAGTACCAGATCCCAATCAGACCGCGCGGTCGCCAAGGCTCGGGCAAATTCAAGAATTTCAGTTCTATCACCGTCCAACTCAAGCACTGA
- a CDS encoding carbohydrate-binding module family 20 domain-containing protein codes for MVLLAGKTVQIIFIDVRSNGNVVWENGSNHSYTVPSSGTGSCL; via the coding sequence GTGGTGCTCCTGGCTGGAAAGACCGTGCAGATCATATTCATTGATGTTCGGTCGAACGGCAATGTGGTTTGGGAGAACGGATCGAACCACTCATATACGGTGCCGTCGAGCGGGACGGGATCGTGCTTGTGA
- a CDS encoding CPBP family intramembrane glutamic endopeptidase: MGQKPGIRTPKNRVAIFLITVTALTIAVSTLDKRGVFGHAGSLAYMWCPGVAALLASAITARSLKAIGWTTKLKWLGVGWLIPISYATFAYGSVWLTGLGGLPKDTFMPRARLTLGMPGQPEWLVIAAALGFICILSVLPSMIASLGEEIGWRGFLVPELSRWLGPQAAVVASGIVWALWHLPAIVWGGYGGEGTPKTYQVACFTAMVILSAIVMGWLRLKSGSIWPTAIAHATHNAAIQMFFDAITARRAYTAYFIGEFGCALLLPLAVMAWYCVRDLRHTELKVDTENPALTPAATLADAR, encoded by the coding sequence ATGGGACAGAAACCTGGTATCCGAACACCAAAGAACCGAGTGGCAATCTTCCTCATCACAGTCACAGCACTCACCATCGCCGTATCAACCCTGGACAAGCGAGGCGTGTTTGGGCACGCGGGGAGCCTGGCGTACATGTGGTGCCCCGGAGTGGCCGCGTTGCTAGCCAGTGCAATCACCGCACGGTCATTGAAGGCAATCGGCTGGACCACAAAGCTGAAGTGGCTGGGGGTAGGGTGGCTTATCCCCATCTCGTATGCCACCTTTGCCTACGGATCAGTTTGGCTGACCGGCCTCGGCGGATTGCCCAAAGACACGTTCATGCCGCGCGCGCGGCTAACGCTGGGCATGCCGGGACAACCTGAATGGTTGGTGATCGCGGCTGCCCTGGGGTTCATCTGCATCCTCTCTGTACTTCCCTCGATGATCGCCTCGCTTGGTGAAGAGATTGGCTGGCGCGGGTTCCTGGTGCCCGAACTCTCCAGATGGTTGGGACCGCAAGCAGCCGTAGTCGCAAGCGGAATCGTGTGGGCTCTGTGGCATCTACCCGCTATCGTGTGGGGCGGCTATGGAGGCGAAGGAACCCCGAAGACATACCAGGTGGCGTGCTTCACCGCGATGGTGATCTTGTCCGCTATAGTGATGGGCTGGCTGCGGCTGAAGTCAGGCAGCATATGGCCGACAGCCATTGCGCACGCCACGCACAACGCCGCCATTCAGATGTTCTTCGACGCCATTACGGCTCGACGGGCCTACACCGCATATTTCATCGGTGAGTTTGGCTGTGCGCTACTGCTTCCGCTTGCGGTAATGGCTTGGTACTGCGTGCGCGACCTGAGGCATACAGAGCTAAAAGTTGACACTGAAAATCCGGCGCTCACGCCGGCGGCCACTCTTGCAGACGCGCGTTAA
- a CDS encoding glycosyltransferase, producing the protein MRILYVLNTLAIGGAERLVLSLGERMAARGHEVRVVALGPERPDELPTHLEVTRLGMDKHPARAFSGVTKGARILRQFRPHILHSHNFHGNMLARALVLTCRSAKVVATLHNEYEGGRVRMLALKLTDFLTECSVAVSQAVAERAQELRIVPPEKCRVILNGVDIASLTPDEQRRASSRSAMGAHRDFIWLSAGRLVPAKDYGNLLLAFSQVYAAAPETQLWIAGDGDAEYAEALQIKAANLGLTPAVNWLGGRRDIAALLDAADAFVLGSAWEGMPLAIAEAMAMEKPVAATGVGGVGELVERCGLTVPPRDPHALARAMLSIMNTPAKARRFLGQSARQRIVDHFNIERKADEWEALYRAVCGGIS; encoded by the coding sequence TTGCGCATTCTTTATGTTCTCAACACGTTGGCAATCGGCGGCGCAGAGCGCCTTGTGCTCTCGCTGGGCGAGCGCATGGCCGCGCGTGGACATGAGGTGCGCGTTGTGGCGCTTGGGCCGGAGCGGCCGGACGAACTCCCTACACACCTTGAAGTGACACGGCTTGGTATGGACAAGCATCCGGCGCGCGCGTTTTCCGGTGTCACAAAGGGCGCGCGAATTCTGCGCCAGTTTCGCCCCCATATCCTGCACAGCCATAATTTCCATGGCAACATGCTGGCGCGTGCGCTGGTACTCACATGCCGGTCCGCGAAAGTGGTTGCGACTCTGCACAACGAATATGAGGGCGGGAGGGTGCGCATGCTCGCGCTGAAACTCACCGACTTTCTCACCGAGTGCAGCGTTGCGGTGAGCCAGGCGGTTGCAGAGCGCGCCCAGGAACTCCGCATTGTGCCGCCGGAGAAATGCCGTGTCATTTTGAACGGAGTAGACATAGCTTCACTCACTCCGGATGAGCAGCGGCGGGCGAGTTCCAGATCGGCCATGGGGGCGCACCGAGACTTCATCTGGCTCAGCGCGGGGCGGCTGGTTCCGGCGAAAGACTACGGGAACCTCCTGCTGGCCTTTTCGCAGGTGTATGCAGCCGCGCCGGAAACACAGCTTTGGATTGCCGGGGATGGCGACGCCGAGTACGCGGAGGCGTTGCAGATTAAAGCCGCAAACTTGGGCTTGACGCCCGCGGTGAATTGGCTTGGCGGCCGCCGGGACATTGCCGCATTGCTGGATGCCGCCGATGCTTTCGTGCTGGGCTCCGCATGGGAGGGTATGCCACTGGCCATTGCCGAGGCGATGGCGATGGAGAAGCCGGTAGCAGCCACCGGTGTGGGAGGCGTCGGTGAACTGGTCGAGCGCTGCGGGCTCACCGTTCCGCCGCGAGATCCGCATGCGCTGGCTCGAGCGATGCTCAGTATCATGAACACGCCAGCCAAGGCGCGTAGATTCCTCGGACAATCGGCGCGGCAGCGCATCGTGGACCATTTCAACATCGAGCGCAAAGCGGATGAGTGGGAAGCGCTTTACAGGGCTGTCTGCGGTGGGATTTCGTAG